One genomic window of Vibrio parahaemolyticus includes the following:
- the spoT gene encoding bifunctional GTP diphosphokinase/guanosine-3',5'-bis pyrophosphate 3'-pyrophosphohydrolase produces MYLFDSLKDVAQEYLTEPQIEALRQSYVVARDAHEGQTRSSGEPYIIHPVAVARILAEMRLDIETLQAALLHDVIEDCDVTKEDLEEKFGNTVAELVDGVSKLDKLKFRDRKEAQAENFRKMVLAMVQDIRVILIKLADRTHNMRTLGALRPDKKRRIARETLEIYAPLAHRLGIHNIKTELEELGFEALYPNRYRVLKEVVRAARGNRKEMIQRIHSEIEGRLQDVGLNARVVGREKNLFSIYNKMKTKEQRFHTIMDIYAFRVVVDTADTCYRVLGQVHSLYKPRPGRMKDYIAVPKANGYQSLHTSMVGPHGVPVEVQIRTEDMDQMADKGVAAHWSYKDKGDKSGTTAQVKAQRWMQSLLELQQSAGNSFEFIENVKSDLFPDEIYVFTPKGRIVELPLGATAVDFAYAVHTDVGNSCVGARVDRNPYPLSKALKNGQTVEIISAPGARPNAAWLNYVVTSRARTKIRQVLKTMRREESITLGRRLLNHALGRHSIDSIYPENIQEVLTDLRLESTDDLLAAIGLGELMSIVIARRLLGDTEELTTTSSIPTDSKKKLPIRGAEGLLLTFANCCHPIPDDHIIAHVSPGRGLVVHRETCPNVRGYQKEPDKYMAVAWSDDYDKEFIAELKVDMLNHQGALAELTNVISKTGSNIHGLSTEERDGRLYTVTVLLTTKDRVHLAGIMRKIKAMPQATRVRRRKN; encoded by the coding sequence TTGTATCTATTCGATAGCCTCAAAGACGTTGCCCAAGAATACCTAACAGAGCCTCAAATTGAGGCTCTGCGTCAATCTTATGTGGTAGCGAGAGATGCCCATGAAGGGCAAACCCGCTCTAGCGGTGAACCATACATCATCCACCCTGTCGCTGTGGCTCGTATCTTGGCCGAAATGCGCCTCGATATTGAAACCCTCCAAGCTGCTTTGCTGCATGACGTCATTGAAGACTGTGACGTTACAAAAGAAGATCTCGAAGAGAAATTCGGCAACACCGTCGCTGAGTTGGTTGATGGTGTATCTAAACTGGACAAACTCAAATTCCGTGACAGGAAAGAGGCTCAAGCTGAGAACTTTCGCAAGATGGTTCTGGCGATGGTGCAAGATATCCGCGTTATCCTGATCAAACTGGCTGACCGTACGCACAACATGCGCACGTTAGGTGCACTTCGACCAGACAAAAAACGTCGCATCGCTCGTGAAACACTAGAAATCTATGCCCCATTAGCTCATCGTCTTGGTATTCACAATATCAAAACTGAGTTGGAAGAGCTGGGTTTCGAAGCGCTGTACCCAAACCGTTATCGCGTACTCAAAGAAGTCGTGAGAGCGGCTCGCGGTAATCGCAAAGAGATGATTCAGCGTATTCACAGTGAAATCGAAGGCCGACTGCAAGATGTTGGTTTGAATGCACGCGTCGTAGGTCGTGAAAAGAACCTGTTCTCCATCTACAACAAGATGAAAACCAAAGAACAGCGTTTTCACACCATCATGGATATCTACGCTTTCCGAGTGGTTGTTGATACTGCCGATACTTGTTATCGCGTTCTAGGCCAAGTACACAGCTTGTATAAGCCGCGCCCAGGTCGCATGAAAGACTATATCGCGGTACCAAAAGCGAACGGCTATCAATCGCTTCACACTTCCATGGTTGGCCCACACGGTGTGCCTGTTGAAGTTCAGATCCGTACTGAAGATATGGATCAAATGGCGGACAAAGGTGTCGCAGCTCACTGGTCTTATAAAGACAAGGGCGATAAGTCGGGCACGACCGCACAAGTGAAAGCACAGCGTTGGATGCAAAGCTTGCTTGAGCTACAACAAAGTGCCGGTAACTCATTCGAATTCATTGAAAACGTAAAATCGGATCTATTTCCAGATGAGATTTACGTCTTCACACCAAAAGGTCGTATTGTTGAACTGCCACTTGGCGCGACAGCCGTAGATTTTGCTTACGCGGTACATACCGATGTAGGTAATTCCTGTGTTGGTGCTCGTGTTGACCGTAACCCTTACCCACTAAGTAAGGCGCTGAAGAACGGCCAGACAGTAGAAATCATCAGTGCGCCAGGTGCGCGTCCAAATGCCGCTTGGTTGAACTATGTCGTGACTTCTCGCGCTCGCACTAAGATTCGTCAAGTACTGAAAACCATGCGCCGTGAAGAATCCATCACGCTCGGCCGCCGCCTATTGAATCACGCTTTGGGTCGTCACTCGATTGACTCCATCTACCCAGAGAACATTCAAGAAGTACTGACCGATCTGCGCTTAGAAAGCACAGACGATTTACTCGCAGCAATTGGCTTAGGCGAACTCATGAGTATTGTGATTGCTCGTCGTTTGCTGGGCGATACTGAAGAACTAACGACAACCAGTTCCATTCCAACCGACTCGAAGAAGAAACTTCCAATTCGCGGCGCGGAAGGTTTGCTGCTGACGTTTGCTAACTGCTGTCACCCAATTCCAGATGACCACATCATTGCGCATGTGTCTCCTGGCCGTGGCTTGGTTGTTCACCGTGAAACGTGTCCAAATGTGCGCGGTTACCAAAAAGAGCCGGACAAATACATGGCCGTTGCGTGGTCTGACGATTACGACAAAGAGTTTATCGCAGAACTGAAAGTCGACATGCTCAACCACCAAGGTGCTCTGGCAGAATTGACCAACGTGATTTCGAAAACAGGCTCCAATATCCATGGCCTGTCGACCGAAGAACGTGATGGCCGACTGTATACTGTCACCGTTCTGCTGACGACTAAAGATCGTGTCCACCTTGCAGGTATCATGCGAAAAATCAAAGCGATGCCGCAGGCGACCCGAGTCAGACGAAGAAAGAACTAA
- the rpoZ gene encoding DNA-directed RNA polymerase subunit omega has translation MARVTVQDAVEKVGNRFDLVLIAARRARQMQTGGKDALVPEENDKPTVIALREIEEGLITKEVLDARERQEQQEQEAAELAAVSSIAHNR, from the coding sequence ATGGCACGCGTAACTGTTCAAGACGCTGTTGAAAAAGTTGGCAACCGTTTCGACCTAGTACTGATTGCGGCTCGCCGCGCTCGTCAAATGCAAACTGGCGGTAAAGATGCACTAGTGCCAGAAGAGAACGATAAGCCAACGGTTATCGCTCTACGCGAAATCGAAGAAGGTTTAATTACTAAAGAAGTTCTAGACGCTCGTGAACGTCAAGAACAGCAAGAGCAAGAAGCGGCAGAGCTAGCGGCAGTAAGCAGCATCGCTCACAACCGTTAA
- the gmk gene encoding guanylate kinase, whose translation MGKGTLYIVSAPSGAGKSSLISAMLERNPTYAMKVSVSHTTRNMRPGEEDGVHYHFVAKEEFETLIAKGDFLEYAEVFGNYYGTSRVWIEETLEKGIDVFLDIDWQGARQIREQMPEAKSIFILPPSNGELERRLNTRGQDSAEVIAKRMAEAKSEISHYSEYDYVIVNDDFDTALMDFKAILRAERLKEEKQAAKYKGMLDALLAE comes from the coding sequence ATGGGCAAAGGTACTCTCTATATCGTATCTGCACCTAGCGGCGCAGGTAAATCTAGCTTGATCTCAGCAATGTTGGAACGTAATCCAACATACGCAATGAAAGTGTCTGTGTCTCACACTACTCGCAACATGCGTCCTGGTGAAGAAGACGGTGTCCACTACCACTTCGTCGCAAAAGAAGAGTTTGAAACTCTGATTGCTAAAGGCGACTTCCTAGAATACGCCGAAGTGTTTGGCAACTATTACGGTACGTCTCGCGTATGGATTGAAGAAACGCTAGAGAAAGGCATCGATGTATTCCTAGATATCGACTGGCAAGGTGCTCGCCAAATTCGTGAGCAAATGCCAGAAGCGAAAAGCATCTTCATTCTTCCACCTTCAAACGGTGAGCTTGAACGTCGTTTAAATACTCGTGGTCAAGACAGCGCAGAAGTCATCGCCAAGCGCATGGCTGAAGCAAAATCGGAAATCTCACATTACAGCGAATATGACTACGTCATCGTGAATGATGATTTCGACACAGCATTAATGGACTTTAAAGCTATCCTTCGTGCAGAAAGATTGAAGGAAGAAAAACAAGCTGCTAAATATAAAGGTATGCTTGACGCGTTATTAGCAGAATAG
- a CDS encoding tetratricopeptide repeat protein, producing the protein MKAYTKLLASLVLLSGAYGAPGFANTPELSDKTFRTVNKVQELIATEKYADALSKLNSALSSTSKKQYDRAVLLQQMGFLYSLQDDYPKAAKYFADALSLNALPVPVAQQVRYSLAQLYLAEGQFKKSVATMNEWFKIAETTEEKPQAHAYITLASAYVQLEDYKNAIPPAKQAIAMSKEPSESWYQLLMSAHYELKQFKSVAGVLKTLTTKYPKNKRYWTQLSGIYMELNQERNALSTLEMAHKLGLLEGEKEYLRLVNFQAYQGVPFRAAKTLQAAFDNGHVERNAKNLETLGSFWQQAQELEQAIDVYQQAYNLAPQAKTQIKIARLMILDKQYTEATKFTQNAAPDAKHEQKGELSYIRGMAYFELNQPSNALKAMKSAAQSPDMRAMASPWINFLESQG; encoded by the coding sequence ATGAAAGCATATACCAAACTGTTGGCTTCTCTAGTGTTATTGTCAGGCGCGTATGGCGCGCCTGGTTTTGCCAACACTCCGGAGTTGTCAGACAAAACGTTTCGAACGGTAAACAAAGTTCAGGAACTCATTGCTACAGAAAAGTACGCTGATGCCCTTTCTAAATTGAACTCAGCATTAAGTAGTACAAGCAAAAAACAATATGACCGTGCAGTCTTACTGCAACAGATGGGCTTTTTGTACTCTCTGCAAGATGACTACCCGAAAGCAGCAAAGTATTTTGCTGATGCGTTAAGTTTAAACGCACTTCCAGTGCCTGTAGCCCAGCAAGTTCGTTATAGCTTGGCGCAGCTTTACTTAGCCGAAGGGCAATTTAAAAAGTCAGTAGCAACCATGAATGAGTGGTTCAAAATTGCAGAAACCACCGAAGAAAAGCCACAAGCGCATGCATACATCACTCTAGCGAGTGCTTATGTTCAGCTAGAAGATTACAAAAACGCGATTCCACCAGCTAAGCAAGCAATCGCTATGAGTAAAGAACCTAGTGAATCTTGGTATCAGCTACTGATGTCTGCGCATTATGAACTTAAGCAGTTCAAGAGCGTTGCGGGTGTATTGAAAACATTAACCACTAAATATCCAAAAAATAAGCGTTACTGGACTCAATTGTCTGGTATTTACATGGAGTTAAATCAAGAGCGCAATGCCCTTTCAACACTAGAAATGGCTCATAAATTGGGTCTATTAGAAGGTGAGAAAGAATACCTGCGTTTAGTAAACTTCCAAGCTTATCAAGGGGTGCCTTTCCGCGCAGCGAAAACACTTCAAGCAGCCTTTGATAATGGTCATGTAGAACGCAACGCAAAAAATTTGGAAACACTTGGTTCGTTTTGGCAGCAAGCACAAGAACTTGAACAGGCTATCGACGTCTATCAGCAAGCTTACAATCTTGCTCCACAAGCAAAAACTCAAATAAAAATTGCTCGTCTAATGATTTTAGACAAGCAATATACGGAGGCGACGAAGTTTACGCAAAACGCCGCCCCAGATGCTAAGCACGAACAAAAAGGAGAGCTCTCTTACATTCGTGGCATGGCATATTTTGAGTTAAACCAACCGAGTAATGCTCTAAAAGCAATGAAAAGTGCGGCTCAATCTCCGGATATGAGAGCAATGGCGAGCCCTTGGATTAATTTCCTAGAGTCACAAGGGTAA
- a CDS encoding energy transducer TonB — protein sequence MRYLASIALALIVSLGLFWGMDKLVNKERHELVSNDDQRMVDFIRIKPDEKVQEKKRELPKPPPPKRPPPPPEMKVTSTVKPVMDQVPMDMPKLDLPVNVTGGSVLGHYSQGGGARLAGSGGPVPLATFQPQMPRKAARSGLEKGIVLVEFTVNERGSVEDVKVLKETPRKLGLGQAAKKTVSKWTFKPKMVDGKAVSSRLSQEIEFSTN from the coding sequence ATGCGGTATCTGGCCTCAATTGCACTGGCGCTCATTGTCTCCCTCGGATTGTTCTGGGGGATGGACAAGCTGGTAAACAAAGAGCGCCACGAACTAGTGTCGAATGATGATCAGCGTATGGTCGATTTCATTCGCATTAAACCGGACGAAAAAGTACAGGAGAAAAAACGCGAACTCCCGAAACCGCCACCACCTAAGCGTCCGCCGCCACCACCAGAAATGAAGGTGACGTCGACAGTAAAACCGGTGATGGACCAAGTTCCAATGGATATGCCAAAACTCGATCTACCAGTAAACGTCACTGGTGGCTCAGTGCTCGGTCATTACAGCCAAGGTGGCGGAGCGAGACTGGCAGGTAGCGGAGGTCCTGTGCCTTTAGCAACATTCCAACCTCAGATGCCTCGTAAGGCCGCCCGTTCTGGACTTGAGAAAGGTATCGTACTTGTAGAGTTTACTGTTAACGAACGTGGTAGCGTCGAGGACGTCAAAGTTTTAAAAGAGACACCACGTAAGTTGGGCTTGGGACAAGCCGCGAAGAAAACCGTATCTAAGTGGACCTTCAAACCCAAGATGGTTGATGGTAAAGCGGTTAGCTCTCGCCTTTCTCAAGAAATTGAGTTCTCTACAAACTAA
- a CDS encoding ExbD/TolR family protein, whose protein sequence is MKRRYSSDSSDETAIDMTPMLDIVFIMLIFFIVTTSFVKEAGLEVNRPTASSAQTVKKGNIMVAIGAAGDVWVDKRRIEVDAVRANIERLRAESPDGAVVIQADTEANAGVVVKVMDQIKMAGVESISIAATNKD, encoded by the coding sequence ATGAAAAGACGCTATAGCAGTGATAGCAGTGACGAAACAGCTATCGATATGACACCGATGCTCGACATCGTATTCATCATGTTGATCTTCTTTATCGTAACAACATCGTTCGTTAAAGAAGCAGGTTTGGAAGTAAACCGCCCAACAGCAAGCTCAGCACAAACCGTGAAGAAAGGGAACATTATGGTTGCCATCGGTGCCGCTGGAGACGTATGGGTTGATAAACGACGCATTGAAGTCGACGCTGTTCGCGCCAACATCGAACGTCTTCGCGCAGAAAGCCCTGATGGCGCTGTTGTTATCCAAGCGGATACCGAGGCCAATGCAGGGGTAGTCGTGAAGGTTATGGACCAGATTAAGATGGCAGGTGTCGAAAGCATCTCCATTGCCGCAACGAATAAGGATTAA